From a single Bacillus pumilus genomic region:
- a CDS encoding ABC transporter permease, which produces MEKRITRVYQLIIFASFFSLWELASHFRLIDPLIFSSPSAVCQLFVQKISDGSLMNHMSITLFETVLGFLLGTFCGILLAAALWWSTRLANVLDPYLVILNAMPKVALAPILIVALGPGMISIVAMGAIISVIITTIVIYTAFQEVDENYLKVMKTFGAKKSVVFREVILPASIPTMISAIKVNVGLSWVGVIVGEFLVSSKGLGYMIIYGFQVFNFTLVFLSLFIIAVFATIMYQLVEWLERRFLQK; this is translated from the coding sequence ATGGAAAAACGTATCACACGCGTCTATCAGCTCATCATATTCGCCAGCTTCTTTTCACTTTGGGAGCTTGCCAGTCATTTCAGGCTCATTGATCCGCTGATTTTTAGTTCACCATCTGCGGTCTGTCAATTGTTTGTACAAAAAATATCAGATGGTTCTTTAATGAATCATATGAGTATTACGTTATTTGAAACGGTACTCGGCTTTTTACTAGGTACCTTTTGCGGAATTTTGCTCGCTGCCGCCTTATGGTGGTCCACCCGATTAGCGAACGTTCTTGACCCTTATTTAGTCATTTTAAATGCCATGCCGAAAGTCGCCCTCGCCCCGATTTTAATTGTGGCACTTGGACCTGGTATGATCAGCATCGTCGCCATGGGTGCCATTATTAGTGTCATCATTACGACGATCGTCATTTACACAGCCTTTCAAGAGGTCGATGAGAATTATTTAAAGGTGATGAAAACCTTTGGGGCAAAAAAAAGCGTCGTCTTTCGTGAGGTCATTTTGCCAGCCAGTATTCCAACGATGATTTCTGCCATCAAGGTCAATGTCGGTCTTTCTTGGGTTGGAGTCATTGTCGGGGAATTTCTTGTTTCCTCAAAAGGGCTCGGCTACATGATCATTTACGGCTTCCAAGTCTTCAACTTTACCCTCGTGTTCTTAAGTCTTTTTATTATTGCTGTGTTTGCTACCATCATGTACCAGCTTGTGGAATGGCTCGAACGCCGTTTTCTCCAAAAGTAA
- a CDS encoding ABC transporter ATP-binding protein: protein MSFLQIDHVTHTYFSLKEKTTAIQHINMEIDQGEFISFIGPSGCGKTTLLSIIAGITPPSEGRILIEGKEPNQQEHQIGYMLQQDYLFPWKTIKENVILGLKIAKQDSHEATSTALGLLPKLGLHEVEEKYPKELSGGMRQRAALARTLAVDPGLLLLDEPFSALDYQTKLTLEDLVFYTLKNYQKTAVLVTHDIGEAIAMSDRIFLFSKHPGSIKQIFTVPDDLRVLSPFEARQTPSFQELFQTIWKELKTVETQ from the coding sequence ATGTCTTTCCTTCAAATTGACCATGTGACCCACACGTACTTCTCTTTAAAAGAAAAAACAACGGCCATACAGCACATCAATATGGAGATAGACCAAGGTGAATTCATCTCATTTATTGGTCCCAGCGGCTGCGGAAAAACCACCTTGCTTTCTATCATTGCAGGCATTACACCGCCCTCTGAAGGTCGAATTTTAATCGAAGGCAAAGAACCGAATCAACAGGAGCATCAAATCGGCTACATGCTCCAGCAAGATTATTTGTTCCCTTGGAAGACCATCAAGGAAAATGTCATTCTCGGGTTAAAAATTGCGAAACAAGATTCACATGAGGCCACCTCAACTGCACTTGGTTTACTGCCAAAGCTTGGACTGCATGAAGTGGAGGAAAAATATCCGAAGGAGCTATCTGGCGGAATGAGGCAGCGTGCGGCTCTCGCCCGAACGCTTGCAGTTGATCCCGGCCTGCTTTTACTAGATGAGCCATTTTCAGCACTAGACTACCAAACCAAATTGACATTAGAAGACCTTGTCTTCTACACATTAAAAAACTATCAAAAAACAGCGGTTCTTGTGACTCATGACATCGGCGAAGCCATTGCGATGAGTGACCGTATTTTCTTATTCTCAAAACATCCAGGCTCTATCAAGCAAATCTTTACCGTTCCAGACGATCTGAGGGTTCTCTCTCCTTTTGAAGCGAGACAGACCCCGAGTTTCCAAGAGCTCTTTCAAACAATTTGGAAGGAGCTGAAAACAGTTGAAACACAGTGA
- the yidD gene encoding membrane protein insertion efficiency factor YidD: MKQIFIGIIRFYQKCISPLTPPSCRFYPTCSNYGLEAIKTHGALKGGWLTIKRILKCHPLHPGGIDPVPPKKEK; this comes from the coding sequence ATGAAACAAATTTTTATCGGCATCATACGCTTTTATCAAAAATGTATTTCCCCTCTTACACCGCCTAGCTGCCGGTTTTATCCAACATGCTCAAACTATGGATTAGAGGCGATCAAAACGCATGGCGCTTTAAAAGGCGGCTGGCTCACTATCAAACGGATTTTAAAATGTCATCCGCTCCACCCTGGTGGCATCGACCCTGTACCACCTAAAAAGGAAAAATAA
- a CDS encoding FixH family protein yields the protein MRKMFGMILMLMLLSACGNSEANSSKGEVPELLEVKLTGPEQVEKNESVIVKAAVTYGDTPVDDADDVQFEVWKDGDKDNSKMIQPKKENKGVYELHTAFKKGGLYIIQVHVTAKQQHNMPKTNIHVGEMKKESPSTEEEETSHH from the coding sequence ATGCGAAAAATGTTCGGAATGATTTTAATGCTCATGTTACTAAGTGCATGTGGGAACTCTGAAGCAAATAGCAGCAAAGGGGAAGTGCCTGAGCTATTAGAAGTGAAGCTTACAGGACCTGAGCAAGTGGAAAAAAATGAAAGCGTTATAGTAAAAGCAGCTGTCACATATGGTGATACGCCTGTTGATGATGCAGACGATGTTCAATTTGAAGTGTGGAAAGATGGCGACAAGGATAACAGCAAGATGATTCAGCCAAAGAAAGAGAACAAAGGTGTATATGAATTACATACAGCCTTTAAAAAAGGTGGCCTTTATATCATACAAGTCCATGTGACAGCTAAACAGCAGCATAATATGCCGAAGACAAACATCCACGTAGGTGAGATGAAAAAAGAGAGTCCATCTACTGAAGAAGAAGAAACCTCACATCATTAA
- a CDS encoding beta-class carbonic anhydrase — MKLLDEIIEYNQQFIEEKKYEEFTTTKFPQKKAVILSCMDTRLVELLPRAMNMKNGDIKIVKSAGALVSHPFGSIMRSILVAVYELNADEVYVIGHHDCGMSKIDSQTLLNKAVERGIPEKRIEVLEYSGIDFQQWLKSFSSVEESVKDSVSVVKNHPLLPSDVPVHGLVIDPGTGKLDLVVNGYEEK; from the coding sequence ATGAAACTTTTAGACGAAATCATCGAATATAATCAACAGTTTATTGAAGAAAAGAAATACGAAGAATTTACAACAACAAAGTTTCCACAGAAAAAAGCTGTCATTCTATCATGTATGGATACAAGACTTGTTGAGCTGCTTCCGCGTGCAATGAATATGAAAAATGGAGATATCAAGATCGTTAAAAGTGCTGGTGCTCTTGTTTCTCATCCCTTTGGAAGTATTATGCGAAGCATTTTAGTGGCTGTATACGAATTAAATGCTGACGAGGTTTATGTCATTGGACATCATGATTGCGGTATGAGCAAAATAGACAGCCAAACACTTTTAAACAAAGCTGTTGAGCGTGGTATCCCAGAAAAACGGATTGAAGTACTGGAATACTCAGGAATCGATTTTCAGCAGTGGCTTAAAAGCTTTAGTTCTGTTGAAGAGAGCGTGAAGGACAGTGTGTCCGTTGTAAAAAATCACCCGCTTCTTCCATCAGATGTGCCTGTGCACGGTCTTGTCATTGATCCTGGAACAGGCAAGCTTGACTTAGTCGTCAACGGATATGAAGAAAAGTAA
- a CDS encoding AIM24 family protein: MGFHFNTIEELTLQAEGNGIFFAKKGAMIADQGTFQYRKRLLGTNKGNMVSQVLNHISRKLTGENLEMMEVSGQGTCYLADSSEHVTVINLEPSGPWQHVSVESEDLLAFTEECHYGVTPVGVGILSQKGLFTSKLSYQGHGAQVAIKTNGNPLILKAPCRVDPDAIVAWTGKAPKVKLDVNWKTFIGQTSGESYLFEFQEQDQIVIIQPFERTSGLRVGLDDNRYKPQSQSSSHDVTNSQPSQQENRGGLSDLIGGILQPRK; this comes from the coding sequence ATGGGATTTCATTTCAACACAATAGAAGAACTTACCTTACAAGCAGAAGGAAACGGCATCTTTTTTGCCAAAAAAGGCGCGATGATTGCCGATCAAGGAACGTTCCAATACCGTAAGCGACTACTCGGAACGAACAAAGGAAATATGGTCAGTCAAGTATTGAACCATATTAGCAGAAAACTGACAGGTGAAAACCTCGAGATGATGGAAGTGAGTGGGCAAGGTACGTGTTATTTGGCGGATTCGAGCGAGCACGTAACCGTCATTAACCTTGAGCCAAGTGGCCCTTGGCAGCATGTCAGTGTAGAAAGTGAAGATTTGCTTGCCTTTACTGAAGAATGTCATTACGGTGTGACACCAGTAGGCGTTGGTATTTTATCACAAAAGGGACTATTTACATCCAAGCTCTCTTATCAAGGTCACGGAGCGCAAGTAGCCATTAAAACGAATGGAAACCCACTCATTTTAAAAGCCCCTTGCCGTGTAGATCCTGACGCCATCGTCGCTTGGACAGGTAAAGCACCGAAAGTGAAATTAGATGTCAACTGGAAAACCTTCATTGGACAAACATCTGGCGAATCCTATTTATTTGAGTTCCAAGAACAAGATCAAATTGTCATTATACAGCCTTTTGAGCGCACATCCGGCTTACGAGTTGGTTTAGATGATAATCGCTACAAGCCTCAGAGCCAGAGCTCCTCTCATGATGTCACCAATTCACAGCCATCACAGCAAGAAAATCGGGGAGGGCTTAGTGACCTGATCGGAGGTATCCTACAACCGCGAAAATAA
- a CDS encoding TerD family protein, which produces MRITNGSKQEKDQLLPPRKNEKEDAPHEVMKKCLIKGQKLDLTKDNPNIDQIHIGLGWDLTGEPIDLDMQVFLLNQEDKLLSPNHLIYYHQQQSLDGSVRHLGDHQVGGGYRDNEMIIMQLSRVSPDIHKIVVTATIHDEHERKHHFGQVTNAYVNLTDQITQQEICTFQLTEDYSYCTSIICAELIRGEDEWKISATGQGTTLDLNDLCRIYRFAS; this is translated from the coding sequence ATGAGGATAACAAATGGGTCAAAACAAGAGAAAGATCAATTACTTCCGCCTAGGAAAAATGAAAAAGAAGACGCACCTCACGAGGTCATGAAGAAATGCCTCATCAAAGGGCAAAAGCTAGATTTAACGAAAGACAATCCAAATATCGACCAAATTCATATTGGGCTAGGCTGGGATCTGACTGGCGAGCCAATTGATTTAGATATGCAAGTGTTCCTCTTAAATCAAGAGGACAAGCTATTGTCTCCAAACCATCTGATCTATTATCATCAGCAGCAAAGCTTAGACGGATCTGTTCGTCATCTTGGTGATCATCAAGTTGGCGGCGGGTATCGAGATAATGAAATGATCATTATGCAATTAAGCAGAGTCTCACCTGATATTCATAAAATTGTCGTAACAGCCACCATACATGATGAACACGAGCGCAAGCATCATTTTGGACAAGTCACCAACGCCTACGTGAACCTTACTGATCAAATCACGCAGCAAGAGATTTGTACCTTCCAGTTAACAGAAGATTATTCTTATTGCACATCCATCATCTGCGCTGAACTCATAAGAGGTGAAGACGAATGGAAAATCTCTGCGACTGGTCAAGGTACCACTTTAGATTTAAACGATTTATGCCGCATCTATAGATTCGCATCTTGA
- the ytzI gene encoding YtzI protein, which produces MLLLGIISFIIISIVVFLSLWTTSKAYEYKHKVDSPQDAEPNQRPNPK; this is translated from the coding sequence ATGCTGTTACTTGGGATTATCAGCTTTATCATTATTTCAATTGTTGTCTTTTTATCACTGTGGACCACATCGAAAGCTTATGAATATAAGCATAAAGTCGATTCACCACAGGATGCTGAACCAAATCAACGTCCTAATCCAAAATAA
- a CDS encoding S-ribosylhomocysteine lyase — MPSVESFELDHNAVKAPYVRHCGVHQVGSDGEVNKFDIRFCQPNKQAMKPDTIHTLEHLLAFNIRTHSEKYDHFDIIDISPMGCQTGYYLVVSGAPTPKEIVELLDATFKDAVEVTEIPAANEEQCGQAKLHDLEGAKRLMRFWLSQDQEELLKVFG, encoded by the coding sequence ATGCCTTCAGTTGAAAGCTTTGAACTAGATCATAATGCTGTAAAAGCGCCATATGTTCGTCATTGCGGAGTTCATCAAGTGGGATCAGATGGGGAAGTAAATAAATTTGATATTCGCTTTTGCCAGCCAAACAAGCAGGCGATGAAACCTGATACGATTCATACTTTAGAGCATTTACTTGCATTTAATATTAGAACACACTCAGAGAAATATGATCATTTCGATATTATCGATATTTCTCCAATGGGCTGCCAGACTGGATACTATTTAGTTGTCAGTGGTGCACCAACTCCAAAAGAGATCGTTGAACTTCTTGATGCTACTTTCAAGGATGCGGTGGAGGTAACAGAGATCCCTGCTGCAAACGAAGAGCAATGCGGCCAAGCGAAGCTTCATGATCTTGAAGGGGCAAAACGTTTAATGCGTTTTTGGCTTTCTCAGGATCAAGAAGAACTTCTAAAAGTATTTGGTTAA
- a CDS encoding carotenoid biosynthesis protein gives MYRVSWVFVGWYLVGLILMVFFEVPAWLQFANGIFLVLYACCVIEIGRQIYGSWGFVIKRAAVVGVLTFTVEWVGITTGFPFGAYDYYPTLGFLVAGVPLTIAFAWVGVFLNSLFLSSQQSKWRRAVETGIWIVLLDLILDPVAAERKFWVWYDGGGFFGIPFENFVSWGMIGAGLSFLFPLVSIDQKALSWTSRIYQAMVFFFGLLALKGGLDVIFYLALIIVILCEGRVRFERKRQKPIV, from the coding sequence GTGTATAGAGTGAGTTGGGTATTTGTTGGATGGTATTTAGTAGGGCTCATATTAATGGTCTTTTTTGAAGTGCCAGCATGGCTTCAGTTTGCAAACGGAATTTTTCTCGTGCTGTATGCTTGCTGCGTCATAGAAATTGGGCGACAAATTTATGGTTCATGGGGGTTTGTGATTAAAAGGGCAGCCGTTGTTGGTGTGCTTACATTTACGGTGGAGTGGGTAGGCATTACAACCGGGTTTCCGTTCGGAGCCTATGATTATTATCCGACGCTAGGTTTTCTAGTGGCGGGGGTGCCGTTAACCATTGCATTTGCTTGGGTTGGCGTGTTTTTAAACAGCCTTTTTTTATCCAGTCAGCAGTCAAAGTGGAGACGAGCCGTCGAAACGGGGATATGGATTGTCTTGCTTGACCTCATATTAGATCCGGTAGCAGCTGAGCGGAAGTTTTGGGTGTGGTATGACGGCGGTGGATTTTTTGGTATTCCTTTTGAGAATTTTGTGAGCTGGGGTATGATTGGAGCAGGACTTTCATTTCTTTTCCCGCTTGTTTCAATTGATCAAAAGGCACTCAGCTGGACGAGTCGTATTTATCAAGCGATGGTGTTCTTTTTTGGTCTTTTGGCATTAAAGGGCGGACTCGATGTCATTTTTTATTTAGCACTGATCATTGTCATTTTGTGTGAAGGAAGGGTTCGATTTGAAAGAAAGCGACAAAAGCCGATTGTTTAG
- a CDS encoding phage holin family protein yields MSKDLGIFSLFTVSLSAMGFLFGGAGYLLMILVTLMAIELICSSLRESVTGQLTMKRFFTRFVRKVVTVSLISMAHFFDVMLKTNGTIKDLAIIFYIIYESYQIVSTAKALGIPIPQLFIDVLDMIKNKLRKKP; encoded by the coding sequence GTGAGCAAGGATTTGGGCATCTTTTCGTTGTTTACAGTCAGTTTGTCAGCGATGGGCTTTCTGTTTGGTGGAGCAGGATATTTACTCATGATTTTAGTGACATTGATGGCCATTGAATTAATTTGTTCAAGCCTAAGAGAATCTGTCACTGGACAGCTCACGATGAAGCGTTTTTTTACACGGTTTGTTCGAAAGGTTGTGACGGTCTCTTTAATATCCATGGCGCATTTCTTCGATGTCATGCTGAAGACAAATGGGACAATTAAGGATTTAGCGATCATCTTTTACATTATTTATGAATCTTACCAAATCGTCTCGACAGCTAAAGCCCTTGGAATTCCCATTCCGCAGTTGTTTATTGATGTGTTAGACATGATCAAAAATAAATTGCGCAAAAAGCCGTAA
- the ytkD gene encoding RNA deprotection pyrophosphohydrolase: MHVFKDYYHNTVKLSFKEQPFSSHPKHVWAICRYQGKWLLTEHEDRGYEFPGGKVEPNEEADQAAIREIQEETGAVVRELTYIGQYQVLGREKVIVKNIYFADIERLVKQDTYFETKGPVLFADLPRSIAKNKNFSFIMKDDVLRQSLAYLEKNGLIR, translated from the coding sequence ATGCATGTATTTAAAGACTATTATCATAATACGGTCAAGCTCTCCTTTAAAGAGCAGCCTTTTTCGAGTCATCCAAAGCATGTTTGGGCCATCTGCCGCTATCAGGGAAAGTGGCTGCTCACTGAACATGAGGATCGGGGCTATGAGTTTCCAGGAGGGAAAGTTGAGCCGAATGAAGAAGCAGATCAAGCCGCTATACGGGAGATTCAAGAAGAGACGGGTGCTGTTGTTCGTGAATTAACGTATATTGGTCAATATCAGGTGTTAGGCAGAGAAAAGGTCATCGTAAAGAATATTTACTTCGCTGATATTGAAAGGCTAGTGAAGCAAGACACGTATTTTGAAACGAAAGGGCCTGTTCTTTTCGCAGACTTGCCAAGATCCATCGCTAAAAATAAGAATTTCAGTTTTATTATGAAAGATGATGTATTAAGACAAAGTCTAGCTTATTTAGAAAAGAACGGTTTGATTCGTTAA
- a CDS encoding hydrolase — translation MAKHTYYVSVQDGSISQHKDAAAWQFQIEANDDQILQLRDYFDEQYMTDWKGFFRAHVPFLEYHYDSPNDEMDRKRKEIYTTIYELGNEETKNFIETNGLMN, via the coding sequence ATGGCGAAACACACTTACTATGTATCCGTACAGGATGGGTCGATATCTCAGCATAAAGATGCGGCAGCTTGGCAATTTCAAATAGAAGCAAATGACGATCAAATTTTGCAGCTAAGAGACTATTTCGATGAACAGTATATGACAGATTGGAAAGGCTTCTTTCGGGCACATGTTCCGTTTCTTGAATATCATTATGATAGTCCAAATGATGAAATGGATCGAAAAAGAAAAGAGATTTACACTACAATTTATGAGCTCGGGAATGAAGAGACAAAGAACTTTATTGAAACCAATGGATTGATGAATTGA
- a CDS encoding ABC transporter substrate-binding protein yields the protein MNRSIKVRLAFIVVVLLFIPFVACKKEQEQTVQVAEVTHSVFYAPLYVALSEDFFKAEGLEVELKTTWGGDKTMTALLSGGADIALTGSESSIYVEAQDTKDSVMNFAQLTQTDGTFLVSREKVNHFSWDQLKGKDFLGQRKGGMPQMVGEYVLKKEGIDVKKDLHMIQNIDFANISGAFSSGTGDFVQLFEPTASLLEKEGKGYITASFGEASGKVPYTTFMAKKSYLQENKETVEAFTRAIYKAQKWVKAKQPEEIAKTIQPHFPDTDLDVLTTAIKRYKQQGSYATDPLLNEEEWNKLQEIMKASGELPEFIQYKQLVDSSIAKKVTDHK from the coding sequence TTGAATCGTTCCATCAAAGTCAGACTGGCATTCATCGTTGTTGTCCTGCTCTTTATTCCATTTGTCGCCTGTAAAAAAGAACAAGAGCAGACCGTACAAGTAGCCGAGGTGACCCATTCGGTCTTTTATGCTCCGCTATATGTCGCCTTATCTGAGGATTTCTTCAAAGCAGAAGGCCTAGAAGTTGAATTGAAAACGACTTGGGGCGGCGATAAAACGATGACAGCTCTTTTATCAGGCGGTGCTGATATCGCCCTGACCGGGTCTGAATCCTCTATCTATGTAGAAGCTCAAGACACAAAGGATTCTGTCATGAACTTTGCACAGCTGACACAAACGGACGGCACATTTCTTGTTTCAAGAGAGAAAGTAAACCATTTCTCTTGGGATCAATTAAAAGGAAAAGACTTCTTAGGACAGAGGAAAGGCGGCATGCCGCAAATGGTCGGTGAATATGTCTTGAAAAAAGAAGGCATTGATGTAAAAAAGGATCTTCATATGATTCAAAATATTGATTTTGCCAATATTTCAGGTGCGTTCTCCTCTGGAACTGGCGATTTTGTGCAGTTATTTGAACCGACCGCTTCCTTACTTGAAAAAGAAGGAAAAGGGTACATTACCGCCTCCTTTGGAGAAGCTTCTGGCAAGGTGCCATATACCACCTTCATGGCAAAGAAGAGTTACTTACAGGAAAACAAAGAGACAGTTGAAGCTTTCACCCGTGCCATTTACAAAGCACAGAAATGGGTAAAAGCCAAGCAGCCGGAAGAAATCGCAAAAACCATTCAACCTCATTTTCCTGATACAGATCTTGATGTCTTAACAACTGCCATCAAACGCTACAAACAGCAAGGTTCCTATGCAACAGATCCCCTACTCAATGAAGAGGAATGGAACAAATTGCAGGAAATCATGAAGGCGAGCGGTGAATTGCCGGAATTTATCCAATACAAACAACTTGTCGATTCATCCATTGCAAAGAAGGTCACAGATCACAAATAG
- a CDS encoding lysophospholipid acyltransferase family protein, whose translation MKESDKSRLFRRIFSLYLERYLLHKHFRCVMMKGLVDPKEKLPVLYLANHSSWWDGLIIFLLTEKASELDHYMMMEEKQLKQYAFFRKLGAFPVHKENLKSVKQALMTARDNMQAGGAIWLFPQGKIMHQDVRPLELEGGASFLVRQFEQVVVKPVTLHYTFNQFQKPTVSVVFGDDAIVSGSSLRSKDVTRMLSDLLETQLNRHQAQVIADLDFSINEEFKQMTRTSQSTSDAFDSFKKWVKTWRSS comes from the coding sequence TTGAAAGAAAGCGACAAAAGCCGATTGTTTAGACGTATTTTTTCTCTTTATCTTGAACGGTATTTACTTCATAAGCATTTCCGTTGTGTGATGATGAAAGGCTTGGTGGACCCGAAGGAGAAGCTGCCTGTTCTTTATCTCGCCAATCACAGCTCATGGTGGGACGGGCTGATTATCTTTCTTTTAACAGAAAAAGCGTCTGAGCTTGATCACTACATGATGATGGAAGAGAAGCAGCTGAAGCAATATGCCTTTTTCCGTAAGCTTGGAGCGTTTCCGGTTCATAAAGAGAACTTGAAAAGCGTTAAACAAGCCTTAATGACTGCGAGAGATAACATGCAGGCTGGCGGGGCTATATGGCTTTTTCCACAGGGGAAAATTATGCATCAGGATGTGCGGCCGCTTGAACTGGAAGGAGGGGCTTCTTTTTTAGTCAGGCAATTTGAACAAGTTGTGGTGAAGCCAGTGACCTTGCATTATACATTTAATCAATTTCAAAAGCCGACAGTGTCTGTTGTGTTCGGCGATGATGCCATCGTATCTGGAAGCTCCCTACGAAGCAAGGATGTGACGCGTATGCTTAGCGATCTGCTTGAAACGCAGTTAAACAGGCATCAAGCGCAGGTCATCGCTGATCTTGATTTTTCAATAAACGAAGAATTTAAACAGATGACAAGGACAAGTCAGTCAACAAGTGATGCGTTTGATTCTTTTAAAAAGTGGGTGAAAACATGGCGATCTTCTTAA
- a CDS encoding Dps family protein, which yields MSEKLLNVVNKQVADWTVLYVKLHNYHWYVKGKDFFTLHEKFEELYTETATYIDDLAERMLALNGQPVATMKECLEISSIQEAEGKESAEQMVKNLYDDFSNIAEELKKGMELAAEVGDETTGDMLLAIHQSIEKHNWMLKAYLG from the coding sequence ATGTCTGAAAAATTATTAAACGTCGTCAATAAACAAGTAGCTGATTGGACTGTGCTTTACGTAAAATTACATAACTATCACTGGTACGTAAAAGGAAAAGACTTCTTTACACTCCATGAGAAATTTGAGGAACTCTATACAGAAACAGCGACATACATTGATGATTTAGCTGAGCGTATGCTTGCGTTAAATGGACAACCTGTTGCGACAATGAAAGAGTGCTTAGAAATTTCTAGCATTCAAGAAGCTGAAGGCAAAGAATCTGCGGAACAAATGGTGAAAAATCTATATGATGACTTCTCTAATATCGCAGAGGAATTAAAGAAAGGAATGGAGCTGGCCGCAGAAGTTGGCGATGAAACAACAGGTGATATGCTGCTTGCGATTCATCAGTCTATTGAAAAACACAACTGGATGCTAAAAGCATATTTAGGATAA
- a CDS encoding IS3 family transposase (programmed frameshift): MGTRVSYPVEVKQKAVEMRLAGVPMKEILQELNIKNKTQVQTWMRWHKAGDTHRFEQPVGKQYTYGKGPEYSSELERLQVENRYLSQQNEIFKKVQRIGKEVDKETSIKLVEEFRKTMTVQDVCVHLGILRTSYYRWKKELNQNQSKRQLEKQVGTLCRKHKYRYGYRKITAILKMRMRIMQKNQWQCRVKMKKRKKNGQPYAVAVNILDRNFQSDRPLEKLVTDITYLPYGQKPLYLSSILDLYNGEVIAFNIGDKQDTDFILNTLDQLPALPKNCVLHSDQGSVYTSYEYQKAVHIKGITMSMSRKGTPADNASIESFHSSLKSETFYLNRIDRTTTTIVERTVKEYIYYYNNIRIQTKLNNQSPINYRQLAV, from the exons ATGGGGACAAGAGTGAGTTATCCGGTTGAAGTCAAACAGAAGGCTGTAGAAATGAGATTGGCAGGCGTACCTATGAAAGAAATCTTGCAGGAATTGAATATCAAGAATAAGACGCAGGTTCAGACCTGGATGAGGTGGCATAAGGCTGGGGATACACACCGGTTCGAACAGCCTGTTGGAAAACAATATACCTATGGAAAGGGTCCCGAGTACTCTTCCGAATTAGAGAGACTGCAGGTGGAAAATCGTTATCTGAGCCAACAGAATGAAATTT TTAAAAAAGTACAACGAATTGGAAAGGAAGTTGATAAGGAAACGTCAATCAAACTGGTAGAAGAATTTCGCAAAACGATGACGGTACAGGACGTTTGTGTCCATTTAGGCATCTTACGCACTTCGTATTATAGATGGAAAAAGGAGCTGAATCAGAATCAATCTAAAAGACAACTAGAGAAACAGGTCGGCACGTTGTGCCGAAAGCACAAGTATCGATATGGATATCGAAAAATCACAGCCATACTAAAAATGAGAATGCGTATCATGCAGAAAAACCAGTGGCAATGCCGTGTTAAAATGAAAAAGCGTAAGAAGAATGGGCAGCCCTATGCCGTGGCCGTAAACATACTGGATCGGAATTTTCAGTCTGATCGCCCTCTTGAAAAACTAGTAACGGACATCACGTATTTGCCTTATGGACAGAAACCATTGTACCTTTCCAGTATATTGGATTTATATAATGGAGAAGTGATTGCTTTTAATATTGGTGATAAGCAGGATACAGACTTTATCTTAAACACACTTGATCAGCTACCAGCATTGCCTAAGAACTGCGTGTTACATAGCGATCAAGGTTCTGTGTATACATCTTACGAGTATCAGAAAGCTGTTCATATAAAAGGCATTACCATGAGTATGTCCCGTAAAGGGACGCCCGCTGATAATGCCTCCATCGAATCGTTTCATTCCTCACTAAAGTCTGAAACGTTCTATCTTAACAGGATTGATCGAACTACGACCACCATCGTAGAACGCACTGTCAAAGAATACATTTATTATTATAACAACATTCGTATTCAAACGAAACTAAACAACCAATCACCGATAAACTATCGGCAATTGGCTGTATAG